A window of the Virgibacillus pantothenticus genome harbors these coding sequences:
- a CDS encoding PH domain-containing protein, translating into MVFPSKKDRWITVLLWGIAIIGLLIPIRTGNLLSVLLILPLIGLLLWFWFRTDYRIIGEKLKIRYGPVRQTINIKEIQVIFKAKKNPLAAAPALSLDRIVLHCGKFNVTSISPQDKQQFLQALVAINPHIKMEKSLKQSLS; encoded by the coding sequence ATGGTGTTTCCTTCCAAGAAGGATCGGTGGATTACTGTTCTCTTATGGGGAATTGCGATAATAGGGTTGCTTATACCGATACGCACAGGAAACTTGTTATCCGTATTACTGATTCTCCCATTAATCGGGCTTTTATTATGGTTTTGGTTTCGTACGGATTATCGGATTATCGGTGAAAAACTAAAAATTCGCTATGGACCGGTTCGCCAAACCATTAATATTAAAGAGATTCAAGTGATTTTTAAAGCGAAAAAAAACCCTTTAGCTGCAGCACCGGCTTTATCGCTCGATCGAATTGTGCTACACTGCGGAAAATTTAACGTAACGAGCATTTCGCCGCAAGATAAACAACAATTTTTACAAGCACTCGTTGCTATTAACCCACATATTAAAATGGAAAAGTCTTTGAAACAATCGCTTTCTTAA
- the speG gene encoding spermidine N1-acetyltransferase, translating into MKQHLRLRALEEEDLPFIHELANDPKIMSYWFEEPYYSFARLKEMYEKQAQDQHIRRFIVEGKGKEKIGLVDIAYIDYLVHRNAEFEIIISPDHQGKGYAIHAAQLAMDYAFATLNLHKLYLIVDKQNEKAIHIYKKLGFAVEAELKEEFFVNGSYHDVLRMCIFQREYLNKP; encoded by the coding sequence ATGAAACAACATTTACGATTACGCGCTTTAGAGGAAGAAGATTTACCGTTTATTCATGAGTTAGCTAACGACCCAAAAATCATGTCGTATTGGTTTGAAGAACCGTATTATTCGTTTGCAAGGTTAAAGGAAATGTATGAGAAACAAGCTCAGGATCAACATATACGACGTTTTATCGTAGAAGGAAAAGGAAAAGAAAAAATTGGGTTAGTAGATATTGCATACATTGATTATCTTGTTCACCGAAACGCAGAGTTTGAAATTATCATTTCCCCCGATCATCAAGGCAAAGGATATGCTATTCATGCAGCGCAATTAGCAATGGACTATGCATTTGCAACGTTAAACTTGCATAAATTATACCTCATTGTTGATAAACAAAATGAAAAAGCTATTCATATTTATAAAAAGCTAGGGTTTGCTGTAGAAGCGGAACTAAAAGAAGAATTTTTTGTAAATGGAAGCTATCACGATGTGTTACGTATGTGTATCTTCCAGCGTGAATATCTTAACAAACCATAA
- a CDS encoding DUF6688 family protein, translating to MARPIRTGLRHGIALPVNRQLLLANAFENIFKTYTPFLHQIVRKYYVVYSYPLSRTYPFQMVGGYRLFTREIHWNGCFYCAR from the coding sequence TTGGCAAGGCCAATAAGAACTGGGCTTCGACACGGTATAGCACTTCCAGTTAATCGTCAACTTTTACTAGCCAATGCTTTTGAAAATATTTTCAAAACCTATACGCCTTTCCTCCATCAGATTGTGCGGAAATATTATGTCGTATATAGCTATCCACTAAGTCGAACTTATCCATTCCAAATGGTCGGCGGATATCGTTTATTTACTCGTGAAATCCATTGGAATGGTTGTTTTTATTGTGCACGGTAG
- a CDS encoding MBL fold metallo-hydrolase — protein MNQLTDRIHYLPPDPETDRPILSAICGTYQTLIVDAGNSDKHAKLFLDELNRCQVKNHHAVVLTHWHWDHSFGTNEMNKLTIAHENTKMHLEKMMEYDWSDEALNNRVQKGLENPFCSEMIKKEFGTDRNITITLPNITFKDKLEIDLGGIRCVVKHVGGDHSDDSSLIFVEEEKALFLGDCLYPSIYTQQPQYRIDNVRHLLENIEMFDAKIYVLSHEPPLSKDDFMGYINLLNLICDLTEKHQRNHLNLVNELTSQLNRKLSQLEEEVV, from the coding sequence TTGAACCAACTAACCGATCGTATACATTATTTACCACCTGATCCGGAAACAGATCGGCCAATACTGTCTGCCATATGTGGCACTTACCAAACATTAATTGTCGATGCGGGAAATTCGGATAAACATGCTAAGTTATTTCTTGATGAACTAAATCGATGTCAAGTTAAGAATCATCATGCTGTCGTATTAACCCATTGGCATTGGGATCATAGCTTTGGGACAAATGAAATGAATAAGTTAACTATAGCACATGAAAATACAAAAATGCATCTTGAAAAAATGATGGAATATGATTGGTCAGATGAAGCTTTAAACAATCGTGTACAAAAAGGCTTAGAGAATCCGTTTTGTTCAGAAATGATAAAAAAAGAATTTGGAACAGACAGAAATATTACTATCACGCTACCTAATATTACGTTTAAAGACAAATTGGAGATTGATTTAGGTGGTATCCGGTGTGTAGTCAAACATGTAGGCGGGGATCATTCTGATGACTCATCACTTATTTTTGTAGAGGAAGAAAAAGCACTTTTCTTAGGGGACTGCTTGTATCCGAGTATATACACACAACAACCGCAATATAGGATTGATAATGTTAGGCATCTCCTAGAAAATATTGAAATGTTTGATGCAAAAATTTATGTACTTTCACATGAACCGCCATTATCTAAAGATGATTTTATGGGGTATATAAATCTATTGAATTTAATTTGTGATTTAACTGAAAAACACCAAAGAAACCACTTGAATTTGGTTAATGAGCTAACTTCTCAATTAAACCGTAAATTAAGTCAGTTAGAAGAAGAAGTTGTTTAA
- the cysK gene encoding cysteine synthase A has translation MRVVENISELIGNTPMVKLNKLVPDDAADLYVKLEMYNPSRSVKDRAAYNMIKVAEEQELLKPGDTIIEPTSGNTGIGLAMNAAAKGYKAIIVMPDNSTTERRNILKAYGAEVVLTPSEEKMPGAIKKALELQKEHPGSFIPQQFENEANPDIHKTTTALEILKQMNGELDAFVCTAGTGGTVTGTGEVLKEKLPDIHIAVVEPKGSPVLSGGKPGKHKLVGTSPGFIPEILNTSIYDEIMQIADDDAVDFFKQLGQKEGIFIGLSGAAAVFAAIQVAKRLGKGKKVVCIAPDSGERYLSMNLFAEE, from the coding sequence ATGCGTGTAGTTGAGAATATTAGTGAACTAATTGGAAATACTCCAATGGTAAAGTTAAATAAACTTGTTCCGGATGATGCAGCAGATCTGTATGTAAAATTAGAAATGTATAACCCGAGCAGAAGCGTCAAAGATAGAGCAGCTTATAATATGATAAAAGTTGCTGAAGAACAAGAACTGTTAAAACCTGGAGATACGATTATTGAGCCAACCAGCGGAAATACTGGAATTGGCTTAGCAATGAATGCTGCGGCAAAAGGATATAAGGCGATTATTGTAATGCCTGATAATAGTACAACAGAACGAAGAAATATTTTAAAGGCATACGGGGCAGAGGTTGTACTGACACCTAGCGAAGAAAAAATGCCTGGAGCGATCAAAAAAGCGCTGGAATTGCAAAAAGAACATCCCGGCAGCTTTATTCCGCAGCAATTTGAGAATGAAGCAAATCCTGATATTCATAAAACAACAACAGCTCTGGAAATTTTGAAGCAAATGAATGGGGAACTGGACGCGTTTGTGTGTACGGCAGGTACTGGAGGAACGGTAACTGGTACAGGTGAAGTATTAAAGGAAAAGCTACCCGATATTCATATCGCTGTGGTTGAACCAAAAGGGTCCCCCGTGTTATCAGGAGGAAAACCAGGTAAACATAAGCTTGTCGGTACGAGTCCAGGATTTATACCTGAGATATTAAATACGTCCATTTATGATGAAATTATGCAAATTGCAGATGACGATGCAGTTGATTTTTTTAAACAACTTGGTCAAAAAGAAGGCATATTCATCGGATTATCTGGTGCAGCGGCAGTCTTTGCTGCCATTCAAGTAGCAAAGCGACTAGGAAAAGGAAAGAAAGTTGTTTGTATCGCACCAGATTCAGGTGAACGTTATTTAAGCATGAATTTATTTGCTGAAGAATAA
- a CDS encoding MerR family transcriptional regulator has protein sequence MYTIGKLSKKTGVTVRTLDYYDEIGLLQPQSTTEGGHRLYGEEEVFRLEQILSLKFLGFSLDKIQCILQEPSNSWEDAFGEQLIMVQEQKKHIEELEQSLRTILYTIQIEKEINWELVFGIMQLFQKKNNKIDTILNQYMSEEEKEKILSVNMDEDKLEIWVELINEIKENLHAAPESEIAQKLADRWIEGVVDMFGEDKEFLDHAWNAINEESDGVMFYPMTKEVIHFINEAMAVREKRGDI, from the coding sequence ATGTACACCATTGGAAAACTGTCTAAAAAGACAGGTGTCACAGTAAGAACGTTGGATTACTATGATGAAATTGGCTTGCTTCAACCGCAAAGCACAACAGAAGGGGGACATAGATTATATGGCGAAGAGGAAGTATTTCGATTGGAACAAATTTTATCATTAAAATTTTTAGGATTTTCATTGGATAAGATACAGTGTATTTTGCAGGAACCGTCAAATTCATGGGAAGATGCATTTGGTGAACAATTAATAATGGTGCAAGAACAGAAAAAGCATATTGAAGAATTAGAACAATCGTTACGTACCATCCTATATACGATCCAAATAGAGAAGGAAATAAATTGGGAATTGGTTTTTGGAATCATGCAGTTATTCCAAAAGAAAAACAACAAAATCGATACGATATTGAATCAGTATATGAGTGAAGAAGAAAAAGAAAAAATACTGTCGGTTAATATGGATGAAGATAAATTGGAGATATGGGTGGAGCTTATTAATGAAATAAAAGAAAATTTACATGCCGCTCCGGAATCCGAGATCGCTCAAAAGCTTGCAGATCGTTGGATAGAAGGCGTCGTTGATATGTTTGGCGAAGATAAAGAATTTCTTGATCACGCATGGAATGCAATAAATGAAGAAAGTGATGGCGTAATGTTTTATCCCATGACGAAGGAGGTTATTCATTTTATTAATGAAGCGATGGCGGTAAGAGAGAAAAGGGGAGACATTTAA
- a CDS encoding ABC transporter permease, which yields MKLLTDTLWIFVRSLKIYFRVPFIVLMTIIQPVLWMFLFGEVFSSMADIPGFGGESYIEYLGPGIVMMSTMIAGAHAGIGIINDHREGILDRLLISPIYRSAIAMGGLLQETVTMVIQALIMIGVAALLGATFSGGLIGIIQLTIIAVLLGLGMGILSTTLALFVLKEESLTAAASLITMPLIFLSGMFIPLELVPNWVENFAAFNPLNWAVEAGREVITTKPDWSVVIPNSSYLVLMFIVSCALILLAFRKYQKTL from the coding sequence ATGAAACTATTGACAGATACACTATGGATCTTTGTTCGCTCTTTAAAAATCTATTTTCGCGTTCCGTTTATTGTTTTAATGACGATTATTCAACCAGTATTATGGATGTTTTTATTCGGTGAAGTATTTTCAAGTATGGCAGATATCCCTGGATTTGGCGGTGAATCATACATTGAATATTTAGGACCTGGAATTGTTATGATGAGTACGATGATAGCTGGTGCTCATGCTGGTATAGGAATTATTAATGATCACAGGGAGGGAATTCTTGACCGTTTATTAATTTCACCCATTTATCGTTCGGCAATCGCAATGGGGGGGTTATTGCAGGAAACCGTAACGATGGTTATTCAAGCACTGATTATGATCGGTGTAGCAGCTTTATTAGGAGCAACATTTTCAGGAGGACTAATTGGAATCATCCAACTTACAATCATTGCTGTATTATTGGGGTTGGGAATGGGGATATTATCAACCACTTTGGCATTATTCGTTTTAAAAGAAGAAAGCCTAACTGCTGCAGCCAGTTTAATTACAATGCCGCTTATATTTCTTTCCGGAATGTTTATTCCACTTGAACTGGTACCAAATTGGGTTGAAAACTTTGCTGCTTTTAATCCGCTTAATTGGGCAGTAGAAGCAGGAAGAGAAGTTATTACGACAAAACCAGATTGGTCGGTTGTAATACCTAATAGTAGTTATTTAGTTTTGATGTTTATTGTCTCTTGCGCACTTATTCTGCTGGCGTTTCGAAAATATCAAAAAACGTTATAG
- a CDS encoding TetR/AcrR family transcriptional regulator, with protein sequence MSSSMKREALLEVAERLFYEKGFRGVGLKQIITEANVATMTLYNHFSSKEKLVEEVLKKREKRYWSYLDRYVELDSDSPFILAVEAHGRWLKEHSLKGDMFLRAIEDYAGKNNEIESIARNHKSKLICYFQQLAFKKGKENQQDLANQFTLLLEGTTSMAALIGAEEATSHSIAIARTLVQQAS encoded by the coding sequence ATGAGCTCATCAATGAAACGAGAAGCTTTATTAGAAGTTGCTGAACGTTTATTTTACGAAAAAGGCTTTCGTGGCGTTGGTTTAAAGCAAATTATTACAGAAGCTAATGTAGCAACGATGACATTATACAATCATTTTTCCTCCAAAGAGAAACTAGTTGAAGAAGTTCTCAAAAAACGTGAAAAGCGCTACTGGTCTTATTTAGATCGATATGTTGAATTGGATTCAGATTCTCCATTTATCCTTGCTGTAGAAGCGCATGGTCGATGGTTAAAAGAGCATTCACTTAAAGGAGATATGTTTTTACGCGCAATTGAAGATTATGCAGGTAAGAACAATGAAATAGAGAGCATAGCTAGAAATCATAAATCCAAGCTAATATGTTATTTTCAACAATTAGCTTTTAAAAAAGGAAAGGAAAACCAACAAGATTTAGCCAATCAATTTACATTATTGCTAGAAGGCACGACTTCGATGGCGGCATTAATCGGCGCGGAGGAAGCAACTTCACACTCGATTGCGATAGCTCGGACACTTGTCCAACAGGCTTCGTAA
- a CDS encoding ABC transporter permease produces MSETTSIDLTFWQLLFAYVFIVILWVIVRIKGIPRQKLIIISTLRMTVQLILVGYLLMIVFENPHPMITLVIVLFMLGFAIYNVYKRASVAIHVSVKKAIAVAMVLGISVSMVYFLFVVLQLDPWYNPQLFIPISGMIIGNAMTGITLGVNQLLIGVREQKDKIEAALMLGATPKSASHSIINEAFDSAMLPTINSMVGMGIVFLPGMMTGQIIAGASPVSAVKYQIAIMLGVAGTVAITVVIFLHLAYKAFFNHRAQLKFSDQ; encoded by the coding sequence GTGAGTGAAACAACTTCGATTGATTTGACTTTTTGGCAGTTACTATTCGCTTATGTTTTCATTGTTATTCTATGGGTTATTGTTCGTATTAAAGGGATCCCAAGACAAAAGTTAATCATCATTTCCACATTGCGGATGACCGTACAATTAATCCTTGTTGGTTATTTATTAATGATCGTGTTTGAGAATCCACATCCGATGATCACATTAGTCATTGTCTTGTTTATGCTTGGGTTTGCCATTTACAATGTATATAAACGTGCAAGTGTAGCAATTCATGTATCGGTCAAAAAGGCAATTGCTGTTGCCATGGTATTAGGTATATCTGTAAGTATGGTTTATTTTTTATTTGTCGTATTACAGTTAGACCCGTGGTATAATCCACAGCTGTTCATTCCAATTAGTGGCATGATTATTGGCAACGCTATGACAGGGATTACCCTAGGAGTGAACCAATTACTAATTGGAGTTAGAGAACAAAAAGACAAGATAGAAGCAGCACTAATGCTCGGAGCAACGCCCAAAAGTGCGTCTCATTCCATTATAAACGAAGCTTTTGATTCTGCGATGCTGCCAACGATTAATTCCATGGTTGGGATGGGAATAGTATTTTTACCTGGTATGATGACAGGACAAATCATCGCAGGAGCTTCACCTGTTAGTGCGGTTAAATATCAAATAGCAATTATGCTTGGTGTAGCTGGTACGGTAGCTATAACGGTAGTGATTTTCCTCCATTTAGCATATAAAGCGTTCTTTAATCATCGCGCACAATTGAAGTTTTCCGATCAATAA
- a CDS encoding CPBP family intramembrane glutamic endopeptidase, whose amino-acid sequence MKKITYIISSSTLICALLAFIEHGLEINYAIKTVSKISLFFLVIWLYARLFDDFRFRDVLSLDKLNKQDWLRLLFLGVLSAGVVLVAYLLLSPYFSVHQIKHDLTSRLGITATGFIFVGIYITFVNSFLEEYFFRGFIFFHLPRKIGYFFSPFLFAIYHIPMIALWFSPVLIGACFIGLWGIAMVFHKVNEKNRTIWSSWIIHICADIMIIIIGMTLFYF is encoded by the coding sequence ATGAAAAAAATCACTTATATTATTAGCAGCTCTACCCTTATTTGCGCCTTGCTTGCGTTTATAGAGCATGGCCTAGAGATTAATTATGCCATAAAGACGGTAAGTAAAATCAGTTTATTTTTCCTCGTTATTTGGCTATATGCAAGGCTGTTTGATGATTTTCGTTTCCGGGATGTTTTAAGTTTAGATAAATTAAATAAACAAGATTGGTTACGGCTGCTTTTTCTCGGTGTACTATCTGCTGGTGTTGTTTTAGTTGCTTATTTATTACTTTCACCTTATTTTTCCGTTCATCAAATTAAACATGATTTAACTAGCAGATTAGGAATAACTGCAACAGGGTTTATTTTTGTAGGTATTTATATCACATTTGTGAACTCCTTTTTGGAGGAATATTTTTTTCGCGGGTTTATCTTTTTCCACCTACCGAGAAAAATCGGATACTTTTTTAGTCCATTCCTATTCGCAATCTATCATATTCCGATGATTGCTCTATGGTTTAGCCCTGTTTTAATCGGCGCTTGCTTTATCGGTCTTTGGGGAATCGCTATGGTCTTTCATAAGGTAAATGAAAAAAATCGAACGATTTGGTCTTCATGGATAATTCATATTTGTGCAGACATCATGATTATTATCATTGGAATGACGTTATTTTATTTTTAA
- a CDS encoding MFS transporter, protein MKLLRLILPGIAMIASTYGLARFSFGLLLPDIQDSLQFSNLTSGTISALFYVAFCFTITISTIITIKKGPRKMIFAASLATLFGLLLMGLAPNIYILGLGVLLAGASTGLVSPPYGAAISLWIEEKKQGTANTWINSGTSIGIILSGLGALLLTPHWRITYFIYALLTFITLLWNLKIIPKQSMYSTRMVLKRGDYSIKGVEGSVKLSTASVVLGICSAAFWTFSRSFFESAGSYEDWQLSIFWVVIGSLGILGGFSGSLIEKKGLAFSYRIATVLLSFAFILLAVSPEKWFIAYSAAGLFGGSYIFLTGVLLVWGIRVFIHNASLGIGVPFLLLAVGQVIGSLSAGLCIGFFGYAFTFILFGCASLIASFINPKKKQTSPSI, encoded by the coding sequence ATGAAATTATTGCGGCTTATCTTACCTGGTATAGCAATGATCGCTTCCACATACGGACTAGCTAGGTTTAGTTTCGGATTACTTCTTCCTGATATACAAGATTCATTACAATTTTCTAATCTTACCTCTGGTACAATTTCTGCATTATTCTATGTGGCCTTTTGTTTTACGATAACCATTTCAACCATTATTACTATTAAGAAAGGCCCTCGAAAAATGATTTTTGCTGCTAGTCTTGCTACACTATTTGGATTGCTATTGATGGGGTTGGCACCAAATATCTATATACTTGGATTAGGTGTTCTACTAGCCGGTGCGAGTACAGGGCTGGTATCTCCTCCTTATGGAGCTGCGATATCACTTTGGATAGAAGAGAAAAAGCAGGGAACAGCAAATACTTGGATTAATTCTGGTACAAGTATCGGTATTATTCTTTCTGGATTAGGAGCCTTATTATTAACACCACATTGGCGAATCACATACTTCATTTATGCACTTTTAACATTTATAACATTGCTTTGGAATCTCAAAATTATCCCAAAGCAGTCGATGTATTCAACCCGAATGGTACTCAAAAGAGGAGATTATTCGATTAAAGGGGTTGAAGGATCGGTAAAGCTAAGTACCGCTTCCGTTGTGTTAGGAATTTGCTCGGCTGCTTTTTGGACTTTCTCTCGTTCTTTTTTTGAAAGTGCTGGTAGTTATGAGGATTGGCAGCTATCCATATTTTGGGTGGTCATCGGTAGTTTAGGAATTCTTGGCGGATTTTCAGGATCATTGATTGAAAAGAAAGGCTTAGCTTTTTCTTATAGAATCGCTACCGTACTTTTATCTTTCGCTTTTATTCTTTTAGCTGTTTCACCTGAAAAGTGGTTTATTGCATATTCCGCCGCAGGACTCTTTGGGGGCTCTTATATATTTCTAACAGGTGTATTACTTGTTTGGGGAATAAGAGTATTTATTCATAACGCCTCACTTGGTATCGGTGTTCCTTTTCTACTATTAGCAGTTGGGCAAGTTATAGGTTCCTTATCTGCTGGTTTGTGCATTGGTTTTTTTGGATATGCATTTACGTTTATTTTATTTGGGTGTGCGAGTTTAATAGCTAGCTTTATTAATCCTAAGAAAAAGCAAACATCCCCATCTATATAG
- a CDS encoding ABC transporter ATP-binding protein gives MKNAVEMKNVMKTYGKNVIALNNLSLIMKEGEISSLLGPNGSGKSTTIRMLTSLAYPDEGEILIFGNKKIDKRLIGCVSQSSGIDSMETGRENLTLQGRIYGLKGKKLKERVDELLRVFHLQEDADRLSKNYSGGMRRKLDLAMGIIHRPKLLFLDEPTTGLDPEARKELWNTIKRLQHTEGMTVILTTHYMEEADELSDWIAFINDGTIVAEGTAEELKSKVGKDTVTITCDKQAQAYSILQASYKTLEDKDQLLVMIEEGEQKLAGILEKLRGNQINVSSVTVSKPDLGDVYLLYTGKKLSAEEEAE, from the coding sequence ATGAAAAATGCAGTCGAGATGAAAAATGTAATGAAAACATATGGCAAAAATGTAATTGCATTAAATAACCTATCATTAATAATGAAAGAGGGGGAGATATCCTCCTTGCTTGGTCCAAATGGATCAGGGAAATCAACCACGATTCGTATGCTAACTTCCTTAGCCTATCCAGATGAAGGGGAAATCCTGATTTTTGGGAATAAAAAAATAGATAAACGTTTAATTGGCTGCGTTTCTCAATCGTCTGGCATCGATTCAATGGAAACAGGAAGAGAAAATTTAACGCTGCAAGGAAGGATCTATGGGCTTAAAGGGAAGAAGTTAAAAGAAAGAGTGGATGAATTACTACGTGTATTTCATTTACAAGAAGATGCGGATCGACTAAGCAAAAATTATTCTGGAGGCATGAGAAGGAAGCTCGATCTTGCTATGGGAATTATTCATCGACCGAAATTGCTGTTTCTGGATGAACCTACGACTGGATTAGATCCAGAAGCACGTAAAGAATTGTGGAATACTATTAAGCGGCTGCAACATACAGAAGGGATGACTGTCATTCTTACTACACATTATATGGAAGAAGCAGATGAATTATCTGATTGGATCGCTTTTATTAATGATGGAACGATTGTCGCAGAAGGAACAGCAGAGGAATTAAAAAGCAAAGTTGGAAAAGATACCGTTACTATTACGTGTGATAAACAAGCACAAGCATATTCTATTTTACAAGCATCGTACAAAACATTAGAGGATAAGGATCAATTGTTGGTCATGATAGAAGAAGGAGAGCAAAAACTAGCGGGAATTTTAGAAAAATTAAGAGGAAATCAGATCAATGTTTCATCTGTTACCGTTTCCAAGCCTGATCTTGGAGATGTGTACCTTCTATATACAGGTAAAAAATTAAGCGCAGAGGAGGAAGCAGAATGA
- a CDS encoding WD40/YVTN/BNR-like repeat-containing protein, translating to MKTLLSGISALMLIGLIIATVIYQQTFSNASIADLDEAEKGNTKEESDLPEDVNPTDSLVTNQTVDYAIENEQLFVTYDKGTDWIHVPIEKSLLFAGDYNGREDELIPQSYILSEERTVFLHPKGENTVAITYSLNKGKSWQTSVIVENYPVIRFRKVAFLNDDFGYAILSGGRTMSQEISSVHLTYDGGKSWREASRPNTTRMIANGEFIDESTGFLSYGTINPEAPELYVTKDTGQTWKQAKVHVPDKYKLHFVTAETPEKVGDHLIMLVQQGPNGDYKGGKVKGKFKSTDGGETWEFVSEVEPDETE from the coding sequence ATGAAAACATTATTGTCCGGTATTTCCGCTCTTATGCTGATCGGATTAATCATTGCTACCGTTATTTACCAGCAAACATTTTCAAACGCTTCAATAGCAGATCTTGACGAAGCCGAAAAAGGTAATACGAAAGAAGAATCGGATTTGCCCGAAGACGTAAATCCAACTGATTCATTGGTCACAAATCAGACCGTCGATTATGCTATAGAAAACGAACAATTATTCGTTACTTACGATAAAGGCACAGACTGGATCCATGTTCCGATCGAGAAAAGTCTTTTATTTGCTGGAGACTACAACGGAAGGGAGGATGAACTGATTCCGCAAAGTTACATACTTTCTGAAGAACGAACGGTATTTTTGCATCCGAAAGGAGAGAACACTGTTGCAATAACTTACTCCTTAAATAAAGGTAAATCATGGCAGACATCGGTTATCGTTGAAAATTATCCAGTTATTCGATTTCGGAAAGTAGCTTTTTTGAATGATGATTTTGGCTATGCCATACTTTCCGGCGGTCGAACGATGTCTCAAGAAATTTCCAGTGTTCATCTTACTTATGACGGTGGTAAAAGCTGGAGAGAAGCATCAAGACCAAATACTACAAGGATGATTGCTAATGGTGAATTTATTGATGAAAGCACGGGCTTTCTGTCCTATGGTACCATTAACCCTGAAGCACCAGAACTTTATGTAACGAAAGATACAGGGCAGACATGGAAACAAGCAAAAGTTCACGTGCCAGATAAATATAAGCTACATTTTGTGACTGCTGAAACTCCTGAAAAAGTAGGTGATCACCTAATCATGCTTGTACAACAAGGGCCAAATGGAGATTATAAAGGTGGAAAAGTAAAAGGGAAATTTAAATCAACAGACGGCGGAGAAACATGGGAATTCGTATCGGAGGTGGAACCAGATGAAACAGAGTAG
- a CDS encoding GNAT family N-acetyltransferase, which yields MPHHVKYAEQMSALSSNPQVRDALGLSEKMTSLNGTLNFITFITEEEEKKRQYSRVMLDENKDPIGVITLKDVDWNKRTCHMGTWIGYPFWGRGYNALAKKEILAIAFFKLDLKIVFAGAKKTNTRSLKAQEKLPYISLDKGKEFPNDLEQIEASSKKTLVFDSVKFPLKKFKLPQEKNSAFPKKSSFFVSLR from the coding sequence GTGCCACATCATGTAAAGTATGCTGAACAGATGTCAGCTTTATCTTCAAACCCACAAGTACGAGATGCCTTAGGGTTAAGTGAAAAAATGACTTCTTTAAATGGTACTTTAAATTTCATTACTTTTATCACAGAAGAGGAAGAAAAGAAACGACAATATTCACGAGTCATGCTGGATGAAAACAAAGATCCAATTGGTGTAATCACATTAAAAGACGTAGACTGGAACAAACGTACCTGTCATATGGGGACCTGGATAGGCTATCCCTTTTGGGGTAGAGGCTACAATGCCTTAGCGAAGAAGGAAATTTTAGCCATTGCTTTTTTCAAGTTAGATTTGAAAATAGTGTTTGCAGGAGCGAAAAAAACGAATACTCGCTCGTTGAAGGCTCAAGAAAAACTACCTTATATAAGCTTGGATAAGGGGAAGGAGTTTCCGAATGATTTAGAACAAATAGAGGCTTCATCTAAAAAAACGCTTGTATTCGACTCAGTGAAATTTCCACTTAAAAAATTCAAACTGCCACAAGAAAAGAATTCTGCTTTCCCTAAAAAGTCGAGTTTTTTTGTAAGTTTACGATAA